The sequence CCCAAAGGCATCCAAAGAAAGGTCAACCCATTTTTGCAGAGTGCTTCCTCTGTCTGAAAGCTTGATCTTTGGTGTGCCATCTGTAATGTATTTAAAACACTTCCTGTGGAACAGATTCAAGGCAAAAATCTCTGGGTGCGAAATCCACACTACGATTCACTTAGAAAAACTATTCAGTGTATCCACTCTTGTATCTGGAACCTTGACGTGTGACAATTATGCCTTGGCACAGCCCCTCAGTCTAAAGACAAAGTATCTTACCCAAACTGCAGTCagtttttacatttttatgtGATCCTATCTACAAAGACAGCTAAAAGTGCATGCCAAAAAATATATTGTCATCACTGTGTGTTAGCTCTGCACTGGGCTGTATCCTCTTTATGGGTACAGATTGTAAACTTTGGTTTGGCATAGTTTACCTATATTATTCCACGCTATATGCAATTCCAAAGAAATATTGAAAAACATTCATCACCGCCTATTGATTTTGTCGCCAGAGACACTGGCTTAATGTGAAAAACTGTATTTTTTCAGAAGAACCTGTTCTGTATAGGGGTTTTGTTGTTCTGTTTTGGAAACATGTTGGGTTTTTCTTCATACTTGTAGAAGCTTCAGTTCACTTTCTGGTGTAATTAACTGACTGGCAGGAACCTGGTTTTTGGAAACTTGTCCCAGCCTAGAGAATGACAAGAATGAAAGAACATATGCTAGATTCTCAGCTATGCTGAACACAACTAAGAAGACTGGGAGGGTCCAAGATGATTCTATTCTAAGATGCCTTTCCACACACTAAATTCTGGGGCCACTGGGGGCCAAAATAGCCCCAAACATTAAATTAGAGCAGTCTGCTTTAATTTACATAGGGTGGAGTAGGCCAGTCCATCAGTTGAGGATCacgtggaatgctgtgtgtgccaTCCATATCCCTTTTCAACCCAACGCACCCCATTCCTACCTTATGCACTGGGATCACCCCCATGTGCCTCTGTAAATCCCTTTATGCCAAAGAGATCTTATACAGGGTCTAGAATCTGGCTCTGAATCTTGTAGGATATGGACTTTATTACTTGAATTTAAATAATTAATGTGTTCAAAAATATATTCCATTATTAGGGAATACAGTTTAATcttagggtggtttttttttatttcctgtttattttgcttttaataaACTCATTTTCTTCATAAAATATAGAGGCTTTTACCTTTGTGTCCTATTATAAGTGTAGTTATTTACCATAAATAAATTGCTCAAAATACTGGTTTCACAATCATGTTAATTTGGTATCAAAGGGATCACAAATAATAGTGAACATGAGGCCCAGTTGTAAGTATTTGCAACATTCAGTCCATTATTAGCACTGACTCAAAAGTGGTCTCAAATTTAGCTTATGCTTTGGTAAATATTATGGGCCTGACTGCTGTAAATACAGATtaattctactgacttcaatggagtagGTCCGGATTACAGCTGTGGAACTGTGAGCAAAATCTTCCCTCTAATCTAAATTTAAACAAAGGTCTGGGGTCATGATTCCATTTAGTTAACTGGATCATAAGGGCTGCTCAATGGATACATTAAGAAGAACAAAGTGAAGTATCTAAAATATGTCAGATCTTTCGAGAATCTCTGAGCAGGACActcaaggagcagggggagagggagggagtggTACAGACAGCTACAATTACAATTGTACTGTAGAATATATGCAATTATACGCAGGGTTATATTTTTTCGTGGTTTATTGGCTTTCTTTGAATTCACCTACTACAAGCATATGAAACTGTGTGCCTTAAAGTATCTACAAAAGCTCAGTACTCCATTCACTCTGTTGGAAGAGCACTGAATAACAACAAATACAAGAAATGGTTTTATTGCAGGGTCTGAGAACCCACAGCAAAATGAGTAACAATGGGGCTAAGCATTTTAAAGCACTTATGATGATTGGTTGACACACATGAACTATTCTATGCATTGTCTCAGGTCATAGATTTCTAGATGGTAAAaggcaggaggaagaggatgaaatttGAATTGTCAAAAATGTTATTCATTCTTCCAAGGCTTCGAACATCTTATTTAAATTATAAGAAAAGCTTGCACAAAAGAAATTGATTTAGGATGTTGCTGCAAAGTGGGAATCTACACTATATTTATTTTAGAAACTGCTGAAGTCCATCACTGAGACACCTGAGCACTTTGCATCAATAAAATACTCAAACATATACAGTGGTATCCCTACTTACTAAGAAAAAAAATACCCCACTCCCAATTAATACTGTATGTGAACCAAAAACAACCCTGcgacctggggctgaagccgaagcccgaacaacttagctttgcagggtccctgggccatcatcctgcttgctaccctctaacaccagccctggcttttatgtgCAGGAAAACAGTTGTtagggctgtggagtttttatagcatgttggggagcGGAGGCCTCATGAGTCTATTTCAAGGTATAAGTGGAGAGGCAATCCTAGCAACATGATTTTAGAGATAATGACTAACACCTTGAATGACATTTAGAAATCAATAGGTACCTACCCAGTGCAGAGCACAGAACACTTGCTGCTTTGTACTCAAACCAGCTGACCCCACTCAAAGAATCCACTGCATTCTGCACTGGCTGATACAAACACCTGTTAGACATTAGCCACAAGTAGAGCACATTGTAGTAATCCAGGCTTGAGGCTAcataatggtgtccctagcctccgtttgccagaagccagggccgccggggggggtgggcagcaagtggggcaattttccccgggCCCCGGAGGGGCCCCCataagagtttttcagggcccctagagcggggtccttcattcgctccaggggccccggcaaactctcgcggggcccgggcccccggagcttcttccactccaggtcttcgacagcggggggtccttccgctccggggcggaagaaccccctgccaccgaattaccaccaaaggcccagctcttcggcagcgggtcctgcttcagcggtaattcggcagtggggggcctccgccgcgggtcttcagggcacttcggcagcgggtcctggagcggaaggaccactgccgaattaccgccaaagcagggggcccccgccgccaaagaccccaggccccttgaatcctctgggcggccctgccagaagctgggaatgagcggcaggggatggatcacttgatgattacctgttcttcaTTCCCTATGGGgcgcctggcactggccactgttggaagacaggatactgggctagatggacccttggtctgacccagtggggccattcttatgttcttattcttaTGGACTATTATGGCAAAGTCCACATCCAGATAAACTGTCTCTTTACAAAAAGATGTAAAAAGGCACTATGTAACACACCTGTCTGGAAGCAGCACTGGGGTCAAACTGGCTCTTGGACTTTGAACCATGTTGACAAAGGCTGTGATTCTGCAAACTATACAGAACCACCATAAAGCATATTGTCTCCCTACTAAACTCACAATGTAAGTTTGGTTAGTATGGATCAAGAAAGGTTATGGAATAAAGCTCCAGCTGTCACCAATGTATATGGTTTTAATGAACAAGCAATAAGCCTGTCCATGAATACACCTTACAAACCATTGTTTGAGGTGGGAATAAATAGCACTAGGTCATTTGAACTTGAGAGGGCAAGCGATATGCCTCATGTTCATTTGACTTGAAACTGCCACCATCAAATGTTAAAAACTAAGCAGATCGCCATTTAAGAGCCATTAGTAATATGCAGGCAGAGGATCAATATTTgctaaacagaaaaaaatcagaaaattagGTGGCAAAAAAGTTTTATCTTCAAAGATCTAAAATGTTATGTGGCAATTCTGCTCTTGAAGGGAATCTCTCTGCATTCAATAGAAACCTTGTGCATATCACCAAGAGCAGACTTTCACTGTAAACATTTAAGAACCATTTTTAAAAGTACTTAAGTTTGTCTGTTTAAAGGCTTTATTGTCTCTAAAGTGTCTTTTTTTTCCAAAGCAAGTGAAACAATTTTCTCAGCCAttgatttattttcttctttaattATCCTTTAACTAACTTGCTCTCTTTATATTTATAGTTTTCCCAATGCTCTTTTTCAAAAGTTCTTTCCTACTAATACCTGATATTACTATAATATTGTGTTTGAAAACTGTAAAGGCTTTAATTAATGTACCAGTTTGCAGAATGGTGCTGTCTAGTGGTTAGTTTGATTTACTCTTATTTTTTCAATTTGTTGCATATTGCTACACAATCCTCTACAATGGCCTCATATCTCTTTACCTGTGTTTACAGAACAAGGGCAAATTTCAGTCTGTGTCCTGTCAGCTACACATAAAATATTTCCCACTATTCTATATTAGATTCATGCAGCCCTGCTTGTATTAGCAATTCAGCAAATtgtaaaaagggaaaaaagcaaTCCTGCACTATTGTATCTTCCTTGACAAACATGATCCCCCTAGACTGGGATTACATTTATGCACAATCAATAACCAAGTAATTAAAGTCACCAATGTTTTGGCCTTTTTACAAGCCTCCCTTATCTGTAAAATCATTTCTTACTCTACTTTCTCAAACTGTCTTAGAGGTAGAAACAAGAACTGTTGCCCACCTTTTTGCCCTTAACCTCTGTATTAGCTACTTCTGTAGTGCCAGTGAAAGATGTTTTATTTCTCTCAGCAGACACAGTATTATTCTTTCCAAGTATTGCCGCTCTCCTGCCTTCCTTATTTTGCCAGTTTATTACCGCATGCATTCCAATTCTGGAAATATCCCAACAGGTTTTATTGGGTTTTctttgggaggagagggaagagaagatTAGTTCCAATAAGCATATTTATCAAAAAAGGACACAGATGAAGTGATAAAGACAGTAGAACCCTCGAAAGCAAACATCTGAGTCTGATATACAAGCAATTCCCTACTACTCAGCCATCAGAGTATATCAGGAGTGACATTctgattccattgaagtcaactggagttttgtCATTAGGATCAAATTGAGGAATTTGAATTTATATATAGATTTGAACTTTACTTTCTAACAAAACCAAAagcattattttaaatgtatattgaGATTCAATTGTAGGTGCTTCGCTACATCTCACTCTTAAATTTTCTTGTGGACAGAACTAGGAGTTTTGAATTCTAATGAAAATATGGTGCGAATATACTTACACTCACTCCACATTAAGCTATAACTCACATGATTTCAAATGCTTCTACACAATGTTAAACTACAAAGAGCATAAACTATCAGTGACAGCTGCATGTGCTTATCTATCTAAATAGGTACTTATATAGCCAATATGCACCATGCGATTAAGGGAATACTGTATATGGCCGACAATTTTAATTTTGACGTTTGAGGAGCCTCACACATTATCCAATAAGAAAACAAAAAGTTCCTCTTCTCTGTTCCATTTAACAcagaaaaatgtttaagaagtctctcttttttaaaaagacaatagTTACTTAGCTTCTCAGTCTCTGACCCTGAATACATTTGTGCTTACATACATTTGTAGTACTTCATTACTATTCACTTTCAGCcagggactactcacatgataagtgtttccaggatcagggcctaaaacggtaaactctttggggcaggattaTTTCCCatacatttgtacagcaccaagcacagtgaTGTCAGATTCTACCATGCACCTCCTTCTAGGCACAACtgctattaaaataaatgaacacaTTTCATCTCATTGAATCTATTGCTTACAATGACATATGACATCAAAAATTTTCTAAAAACAATTTATTCCAGAGAAGAAATCCCACTTTAATTATAGGACAAATACATCACAACGCAAGCTGCTTGGAGCTAGGAATTGCTTCGCTATCGCTGGTAGAGCATTCAACTTGACGGTAACATTCCATTTCTAACTTTTTTAGAAGTACTGGTACTGTATCTCCATAACAGAAAGAGGTTTATGGTGCCTCCATTAATATTTCTGTATATAGCAAATACATTATATTTGTTGTACGGTGGGCAGCTGTAAATTCCCCAGGATTAGAGGAATCCCCAGGTGGTGTAAAACCAGCATCTCCTCcaagctgctctaaattatgtttAGATACTGTTCAGCCCTCAGTCAAGTGAGTGTAACAGTGGCTTAAACCTCCCTTGTCCTAAACCTCTTTCTTTACTTCTGGTACACCTGAGAATCTAGGCCACGGTGTTTCAAAAATGTCCCTGTCATTTTGGTTCATCTTACTTCCAGAATTATCTAGCCTGCAGTTTCCaatttgcttttgttttgctaGACTTGGTAAGATCTTTCTACTGTTCTTGTGGGAAAAGGGTTAGTATAGGAATTACAAAAGATACAAAGATCTGGTTTTACATATATGCAGAGTAAACTTACACTACAAATGTAACTATTCATAATATAAACTCATTTCCTGATGACTTCACACTTTGCTGCAACAGCAATCAGAGGGGAGCATGTCTATCTACTCGCACGTTCATTTTCTTGTACACCTTGCTAAGACAACTGTGCTCAGAACCTAtcgggcctgattctccactgcctctgTACCTTGTAAAGTCATTTAAACCTATGCAATATGGGTGGGAAATATCAAATCAGAATGGAGGTATAAATGGCTACAAAGTGCAAGACAACCAAGAAGCTGCCCCATGACCTTCCAAACAAGGATCCCTGAACACCTAAAGAGTCTCTGGTTCTCCTGTCACAAGGGCATTCCCTAGTGTGATTGTTCCTCACTGCAGCAGATTCTTTAGTAGAAGATACAATAGCCATAGCAATGAAATTAGAATAAAATAAACCATCTCTTTCTGGAGCTGAAGCAACCCTTAAGAAGCTCCACCTTTGAAAACTGGCCATCTTTCACCTGGTAACTATTACATTCACAACTGTAAAAACTTAACACTTTGCATGCGCTTTCCATTAATACTTTGAAGAATGCTAGTTTCAAATATTCATCCACATTAGTATAAAGTTTGGAAAAGGAGAGCAAAGGCATGCCATATCCTAATAAGATACTTGGATTGTTGATTTTAGAGATTGGTCATCTGAGCACCCATTTCCcagtgagcaaaaaaaaaaaatgaaaaaaaaacccaccataaaGTCATTCCATTATTAATACATGAaagcatgtgtaacccacacaacTCCTGGGTGTTGTGCTCTgttccatctagtggcaccaaccccacttagagagagagattaatgagtctgctctacagccttagttaacagccagttggcttttggctcatgcagtagaggcgcATGCACTAAGCTCCGGAGGTCCCAGATTTGAGCCCACCCAccgacgaccagggtctgtcagtgttacaagtgggggctcatccaggatttcaactgggaagtctctgaagcatGTCCCgagcttcctcagctaggggaagtatgcaacccacacaccttctgaggttaatgcaggggttctcaaactggaggtcgggatccctcagggagtcgtgaggttattacctggggggtcatgatctgtcagcctccacccccaaaccccactttgcctccagcatttataatattgttacatatattttaaaaagtgttttttaatttatatgggggggttcgcactcagaggcttgctatgtgaaacaGGTAACCAgtacaaatgtttgagaaccactggattaatgagtctgctctacagccttagctaagggtcATATGGCTTTTGGCTCATGTATTTAACTTTAGAGGTCCCAGGCTCGACCCCGCCCGCCGACAACCAGGGTCTTTCGGCATTATAAGTGGCTGTAGAGCAGACACATTAATCTccctctctctaagtggtctcggtgccactagatgggccagaacaccacacccaggaggtgtgtgggttacacatacaACAGATGAGACCAACTGACAAACAGAGGCACCACTGCAGCATTTTTACACAAAAGGAACTTTCTGCAGAAATATATACTATTTTAAGCATTCTGTAAGCTGCTCACATGAACACATTTGTTGCCTAGCACCCATGCCCAAAGGGAAGGTACAACCAACTTTTAAGCAGGCACCGTGCCATTCTAACAGATGGACTTGAGTGCTGACAGTCAAGAGACCACATATATGCATTAACTGTATTTGCGGAGGACATGACTCCCAGCCAAGAGTGGCAAAGCAGCTGTCCATTCTAAGTGTATGCACCTATGATTAAAAGGATGTGACTGCTAATCCAACTCTGAATATTAATCCATCCTTCCAatccaaacaacaacaacaaaaataaactcCAGTGGCTACATAAAACAGTCATCTAGCACTGCTTAAATCAGGTAGAGATGACACAGTTGGGAAAACTTGTACCATGAGTTTGAGTGCAGAGGGGCTGTCTGGAAAGAAGAGGCATAATAAACTAGTGAATATGACCACCTTCAATAAGTAAATTGGTTGCTGTAGATTTACATTTTAAATTGACTCAGGAGTTGGATTTATATGTACGTCtagtacagtggttttcaacctgcggTCCACAGAACCTTCatgggtctgcagactatgtctaagatttccaaaggggtctggcACCTCCATTGAAatattttttaggggtctgcaaatgaaaaaaaggttaaaaaccactggtctagtaaTTGGTGCGAGAGCTGATGAAAGAACTAGCGCTGGAGTGCCTGTTAGTCCATTCGAAACCAACAGTTATTTTGAAAATACACTTGAGCAAAGCCTGTTCTTTATTTTTCAGAGCGATTACTCCATATTAGTAGCCCACCATAAACCTAAACAACAACAGATTGGCACAGTGTCTTGATCCTTCAGTTGGATCGATGTGGGTAGATATTACCTATTCTTATTATTGGCATCAGGCCTTGGAGGGGGTTATTATTTGCAACTGCCCTGGAGCCCTTAGGTCCCAACTTTCCTGTTTCATTGGCTGTAGGGGAAGCAGCGCCTGAAGAGGGAGCCAGGCGCTCCTCCACCCAGCCCCAGGCCGGGAAGGTTTCTGTAGGGACCGGTGCCAGGTCCCGGCAAGGCGagtgactccccctcccccaggtgtgttcacacacacacacacacacccggggAGAGCACGTTAGGGGCCCAGGAAGCCcctcgctccctgccccctctcggctCCGCGCTCCCACCCGGAATGCCCCGGGGGCGCCCTGCCCGAGCCGCGCGGAGCCGGGGGAACAGGTGCAAGGCTGCCGGGCAGGAGCACTGAGGCCGCAGCTCCACCTTCCTCGCCTTATTTACGGAGCGGCCACATGGCCGAGCTAAAAGCAGCAGCCATTCAAAGCGCGGCCCCGCCGCCGGAGGGGACCCGGGGCCGCGGCGGGCCGCCGAGCCGGCAGCTGCCGCGCATAAAAGTCATGGGGCTGGGGGGCCGGCGGGAGCGCCATGAAGGCCGGCGGCGGGGCCGCGTCCGACCCGGAGAGCGGCGGCAGCAGCGAGAGCAGCTCTGGCAAGTCCCTGCCCGCCGCCGCCGGGGGCCCGGGCAAGCGCAAGCGGAAGAGCCCCCGGCTGGGCGGGCTGAGCAAGCAGCGGCAGGCGGCCAACGCCCGGGAGAGGGACCGGACCCACAGCGTCAACTCCGCCTTCAGCGCGCTCCGCACGCTCATCCCCACCGAGCCCGCCGACCGCAAGCTCTCCAAGATCGAGACGCTGCGCCTGGCCGCCAGCTACATCGCGCACCTGGCCAACGTGCTGCTGCGGCAGCCGCAGGGCGAGGGGGCGGAGCAGCCCTGCCTGCAGTACCAGCCCCGCCTGCAGGGCGGCAGCAGCGCGGCGGCGCCCCGGCCCATCTGCACCTTCTGCCTCAGTAACCAGAGGAAGCTGGTAAGGCTGGCACGCAGCAGGGGCTGAGTGCTGCCCCGACAATCCCAGGGGCGGAGGGTAGAGTGGAGGCTGGAGTTGGTTTGCATCCCGGCGCTGCCCCACTGAGGCCTGTTTCGGGGGCAAGGAGAGTCCCCTTCTCACCCACCCCACACACCTTTAAAACTAATCACCCAGCCACAGCAACCACAATTCTGCTGCCCTTGCGTGCCCAGAGCCCATCCTCCCGTTGCCATCCCCGGGATAGCAGAGTAGAGGTGGAGAGCGGATATTATTTGCTTAGCATCTACAGCCTGTTCAGTACTGTAAACAGACCCCCTGCAAAGACTGTCCTGTTGTGAAAAGCTGACAGTCTCTCACATGTTCACAGGCAGAACATTCTAAATCCCTCTGGGTACAGCTTTGATGATGTGTTAATTTATTATAAACTCACTTCTTGTAAGCATTGCTTATATGAGTAGAAATCTACTGTAAGGAAAAATTGTGCTCTATGACCTGTAAATTCCAAGCTCCacaaagtatataaaataagagGCAAGAAAATCAGTTAAGTTTGACAAACTATTTATCTCTGTCTACCATTTAGAGACTTGTGTGGCTTCACTTTACTCCCCAAGTACAGTAGCAGTTTCAGAAATACTGTTCTGCCCTGGCTATTTTCATTTAACTGCACTGTTGTATTTCTGGTATATTTCATAGTTTGTAACAAAATTCAAATAGAGTTAAAATGTGATGTTCACTGTTTAATGACTTACAACATAATTGCTAGGAAGGTTAATTAAATGTTTATGTTTAGTGTGACTGTGT comes from Mauremys reevesii isolate NIE-2019 linkage group 11, ASM1616193v1, whole genome shotgun sequence and encodes:
- the LOC120374814 gene encoding transcription factor 15-like: MKAGGGAASDPESGGSSESSSGKSLPAAAGGPGKRKRKSPRLGGLSKQRQAANARERDRTHSVNSAFSALRTLIPTEPADRKLSKIETLRLAASYIAHLANVLLRQPQGEGAEQPCLQYQPRLQGGSSAAAPRPICTFCLSNQRKLNREGEKHLSI